The genomic interval TAAAAGAGCAGTCTTTTCTCTGTTTGAGGACAGGTAACCTCAGCTATAGATAGTCACAGAGGAGGACAGAAATACAGAGATTTACGTATGTTTTAGCTCCATATAGAAACATTCTGTCTTCAAAAACCATCATGTCCTATTGCAGATCAACATCTGCATTACTGCAGAGGTGGAAATTTGGTGGAGATAGTTTCTCATACTGATAAACCTCTGCATGGCATTGGATTTACAGCAAAGAAAGGGTTGAAAAAAggactgcttctttcttttttcaaaacaaagCTGGGTTAATGCTGACCATATGGATCTTCATTAGTCTAAAATGAAGTAATATGGTACGATCTTGTAAAAATTAAAGTTTCATCCAGAGGATCTTTTTAGGTTAAATTAGCCAGAACAAAAGCATGCAACTCCCTAGTCTTTTACAGCTTTTGGTCTGCATATTGATCAACAAAAAATAATGTTctaggggaagaaaaggaagcgTGATTGCCTTTATTAAGGAATTTCAATCCATTTCAATTTCTTGTATGTTTAACCCCAAATGGGGAAACCTCAGTGATTATTCTTGGCTAGAATCTCTTATTTTCAAGGGAACTGTAGAAAAAGATAGGCCTGGCGAAAGAGAGGATGCTCATTGGGGTAGCTGAAGCAACACTGACTGTCCTGAGGGTAGATAGGTGATGTTGCGGGACCTCGAGAGCTGATACGCAATGTCTTCAGCTGCCTCAAGTTTGCGTAGTTCAATGAGGCCATCGCCTGCAGTAGCCAGAGAAGTGGCAATCAGCTCAGCTGCTTTTGAATCCCCCTCAGCTGAGATAACAGCTGCTTTCTTCTGCTGCTctgcctgcagaagggaagagacaAATAATGTAAGCAGGAAAAAGTTAAGTCACATCCACAGGACACCTAACTCCACCAACAGCAAACTCCAGCAATGATTGCTGACAAGACTGTAGCCAGAAGAGGAGAAATGAGAAAATAAGGGTGCAAGGATCATGCTCAAGAGACACTGAGGTTTTGCAGTGTAATACATTCGtttaaaaaaactgaagatgattaaaaatgaaacaattaaatGGCAGTGGAGCACAGTTATCTATGGGGCACTGAGTAACAAGCCTCATGTACATTTAAAGCAGTCATGGAAAACACCCTCCAAACCAAAACACCATTTTAGACCCCTCAAAAAGGAGAATTGCCTCTTCCAGAAAACTCAAGGAGCAGTAATTCTTCTTCACAAGGGACAACCTCCCACTCTTTCTACTGCCACAACCCTCAGCAAAAGCAGGGTTTAGGAAACCAGAAATGGGCATCTGGCCACTTCTagtttatttttttggggggcggggcaTGAAGTGGCAGAAAATAGGCCCCTAGAACTTGTTTATCTCTGGTTTAAAGGATCAAGGAATAGAGGATCCAGCTGGATTCCATGTAACTTCTGTCCCCACTCTTCCTCATCCTTTAGAGCACATTTAGGGAACATGTAGCTCTCCTTATGTTGATGAAATAGCTGGTACTCTCTCCACAGGTCAGACTGGCAGGGGCTAATGGGAACTGACATTCAACAACACCAGGGGTGCCACCTGTTCCTTAGCTCTGCTATATTACTTGCTAGTCAATTCTAGCTGCTTTTCCACTCTCTTTGTACCTCTTGTATTCCAAAGTCCTACATTATTTACTTTCTACAAAAGCAATGTTTGGTGAATTTAGCTTCAAGTCAAAAGGACTTCCAAACTGTATGACTGCCCCCCGCCCCACCCCTCTGAATTCTGCTTGTGTGAATGTTCTTAATTTCTCTTATCCATGCAGAGGAAAGGTTAAGGCTGTTTAGTGAATAAACTCAGAGAAGTTACTgatctgtagattttttttttactagtctACCTGGGGCTGGCAGTGGAAGAACACAGAATTGTATTTTAACAGTGGGGCACAGAGGACAGACCTATCAAGTTATATTTGGATATTGCCTCTAGAGCAATCTCTACACATCTGTTTTTCTCCATGCTTCATCCTCACAGCAATCCTGTGGGATAAAGTCAGACTGAGAATACGTGACTGGCCCAAAGTTAATCAGGGAGTTTCATGACTCAGAGTGGACCAGAAAGTGGGCCTTACAGTTCCAATCCACTATTGTAACTAATAATGCTGATACAAGCTAAAGCTTAGTTGAAAAAATATGCCCAGGATATGGGAGACTATGTTCAAATTCCCACCTGGATGACATGGATTCAAAACAAGCTACCAGCTTTCATAACACAGcttgtttaaatttaaaaaaaagctaaaaatgaTAAAGGATTAGATTAGATGTCTTTAGAAAGGGATTAGACATATTTATGAAGAATAAGGCTATGAATGGCTATTAATCACAATGCCTATATGCTGCCTCCATTTCACAGCCATTATTTTTCCAAATACCAGCTCTTAGAAAACCCAAGGAGGGCACCATTATACTCATATTCTGCTTTTGAGCTTTCCAGAGGCAAAATCTGGCCATTGCAGGCGCACAAGGTGGTAGACAAGATACAGATAAGCTTGGGAAAATGgctttttttggatgacagctacCAACAatgtttgggggattctgggaattgtagttcaaaaaaaaattcttccaggCTCTGTGAGTCAGTCAGTCTCATTGTCCCAATGGCTCTTAAGCTTTTATACAGTGTGAGCAAAAAGTGCACTAAACCAACAAATTCTGAGCAACATggaataaatggagaaaaaagtgAAAACCTCTCAGGCAAGAAGTGAATGCCTCTCGAGGCCATCTAGCAAGCATATTAATACTCACCTTTTCCACTATGAATCTGGCCCTTTCTGCCTCTTGCTGGGCTACCTGCTTCATTTCTACTGCTTCTGTGAACTCTTTCCCGAATGTCAGATGTGTCTGAAAGGGAAGGAAAGTCAAACTATAAACTGAAGACTTCCTAGCCGCTATTCAAATAAATGGAACACCAGCATACACTAAATTTGCCTTACGCCGGgcggtccagaacagatccccccggGTATGGTAAAGGCGGACTACATATGCAATACAAAactatacaatataaaacaaattatttaggTAAAATACAAAGACTAAAATATAATATGAAACAAATTGTAATCAATAGCTAGATGCCACAGGTTCTTTTCCTTTTAGGCTCTACTCTGTTTTCTATTAGCAAACTGTGGTTTCTTACCAAGGAAACGTCATCCAGGATGAGTCCAAACGTTGCTGCTCTTTCTGTAAGGTCTTCACTTACTTGACGTGAAACTAGCTCTCTCTGGGTGATTAACTCACCAGCATCAAAACGAGCCTGAAACAATAAGAAGTGCAAAAAGCAATTGGGGGGAGGATAGCACATGACATTGTATTTCCCACTAAAGGACTGCACCacaaccagtttttaaaaactgcttaaaATTACACTCAAATGCCCCAGAGTCCATTTGGAGAATGGGGAGGGAAATTTCATCTTATTTTTGGCCTACCTGGGGATGCCTTAGGCCAGaacaccacttttaaaaaaataaatgaggaAGTAAACTAGAAATCCATTTTAGTTTTCAAATGTAGCTTCCCTCTCCTACCAATTATATCCAGGCCTACTCAGAGGCTTTTGCAAGATAGGAAATCCCTAAACCTAATAAGAAGCTGGGTTTATTGATTCTCCCATTCTATCCCATGGGGCACCACACTCAATAATCGCTTTTGGCTTACCACTACAGATTTCAGGATCTCTGTTGTAATAGAAGGCAACACTCGCTCATCATAGTCCTCGCCAATAGTGGTAAAAATTCGGGGAAGCTGAAGAGTCACTGGCCTGAACAAGATTCGCAATGTGATGTTCACATTCTGTAAATCTACCAAAAAGACAGGGAAACTATTAGAACAAGAATTCTAGGCAGCAATGGAAGGGCAAGTTATTCTGGGGCTACTCCACATGTTTTCTGAGGGTCTATAAGTGAGAAGTTCCCAGTTCTGGCCTCTTCTAAAGTCCCTCCCATATCTTCCCCACATCCTGCCTCTTCCATACCAGCCTCTGTGAGAacagagccaatggtgagggatgttAATAACTCCAGTTCCAGTATCATCTGCAGGACCATTGGTTCTCCATTCCTGCATTTCAGTTTGGGATCTGCCCAGTCCCAGCAAGGTTTAGGAGACCATCGCTAAAGAGAatggtgtttttcttttaaaatcattcttAGTAATAATTCCATATACCAATGGGCTTGTTTTGTCTTGCTTTGACTGAAGTGTTTCCAGGAAGATTTGTCTGCTGAAGAATCTCTGCATGCTTGGAATGGAATGCAGATGCATTCTGGGACATTTTAGGGCacaatgttatttcttttgtTGTATGTTGGCTTGTTCACATCCACCATTGTTAGAACAGTGAACGGATACCTTTTCCTGGGAAATGTATGTGCTATTTATGGTTTTCCCATTTTGGAATCCCATTATGCTTTTGTGGAACCCTGAAAATGACTCCTGTATGCCGGAGTGGAGAAAACCTGGATCTGGAACTAGTGATACAATTATTTGTAATTGATTGGCAAGAGGTTCTTAGtccagcttatttatttatttgccaataCTTGCATACTGACAAAATTCCAAAGCTATCTACATcaataaaatatgcacaaaacATAAATACAGGGAAAACACTACACACATTCTTCTGAAGTCCAATAAAGACATGGACATTGatgacagtaaataaataaatagatgttgGGTTGGACTAAGCAAGGAAGGCttgttcaaataatttttttgaacATGTGTTGAAACAATTGGCACAAGTCAAAGTTCTGGTTTAATTTGACCTCACTGGTTTAAAATGACCATACTTTCTGCATAAATTATACTGATAAGTGAAATGAAAAAATCTGGAGAGAACCAATTGATCTGGGTTCTTAAGTGGAGTAGCTGTGGGTTTGAATTCAGCCTATGTTGGATGGAATCAGGGTTCtacaatatttatttcattgGTATACATCAGGGTGATAGTGGAGGTTTCATTTTGTTGCTGCTAGAAACCCCctcaaaacaaatcttgctaataaaaccccatgatatgacttagggtcaccataagtcttgaAGACAGAgaataacaaaaaacaattaataGCTGACAGGCTGAAAACTTTGCTACTCTATTGCAGCTAGCCCAGAGATCTATCAGTAAATCTGGATCGTCTTTCCACTCACACTATTTTATGTATTACGGATAAAATCCAACTGGATATATCATTTTATTACCTTTACTCCCAGTGATTACAGGAACATTACGTGGTCGAGAGCGGCAGTCGAATATGATTGGCTTCTGGACCCAAGGGATGAGAAAATGGGTACCTTCTCCCACCACTATGTCCTGAACACCTCGGAATCTGTCAAAGATGACAGCCCTATGGCCTGCATCCACtagagaagaggaagagcaaaCAAACATAAACTCAGCTACATCACATTGAAAGCACAAGAAAAGCAATAAGTACTGAACAATGATGCTCACATGTTAAATCAATTTGGACTTATATAATACATTGACAAACCTGTGACAACCCATGACAGAATTCCCTATGAGGAGAACTAGAAAGGTACCACCTCTGTGCTGGCTACTGTATTATCAGGTACTCACTAAGCACACGTCGGACACTGCCTTAAACTTCTTACCTATAGTGTCCATTTGAAATAGAAGTACCTTTCCAGAGAGGCATATTCCTTTCCCATCACCTAATTCAGATGGAAATGCTGGGGGACTGAAACTGGAACGTGCCATAAGCAAATCATGTGCTCCACCACTGAGTCACAGTATGGCCCCAGTTCTGCCCACACCAGATTGTATTAAGCAAATTCAGTGGAGTTGCTTTAATTCAAATGGAGATTCTCTTGGCTTAGAACCTCATGGTTTATTCATACATTCTATTTTAGATTGTCCCTACTCCTATGGGGTCTTGGTCTTTTTATAAGCACTGCCTTGCTAGTTTGTCCTTTGAAGGGACAGTTACAATTGTTTATTCATGAATACCAATAGGAACTGCAAGAAAATGATGCAATGTGGAgtgttggaaaagttactgtttttgaTTGTAACTTTCAGAATCCCTACACCAGCAAGGCCATTTGCAATCTAGCAATTAACTCTTCCAACTTCTGATTCTGGGTTCTCTCACAGTAGGAGTATGGATCTTGTGGCCTTGCAAATGTTGTTGATTACAACTCTCCTATTTGGCTCTTTTAGCGTGGAGAGAGTCTCCACATTCCATTACTTCTGTGAAAAGTCCATTGGTTCTCTTCAGTGTCTGGTTTTTAATTTAACTGTGGGCCCTATTCACGATATGGCTCAATCTAGATATTACAAAACTATTAATACATAAACTGAGCCTAAGAGAGAAGGAATTAATAGGCTCTTATCTTAATAGTTATTTTGCAGCAACTTAGC from Sceloporus undulatus isolate JIND9_A2432 ecotype Alabama chromosome 6, SceUnd_v1.1, whole genome shotgun sequence carries:
- the PHB gene encoding prohibitin codes for the protein MAAKIFETVGKLGLGLALAGGVVNSALYNVDAGHRAVIFDRFRGVQDIVVGEGTHFLIPWVQKPIIFDCRSRPRNVPVITGSKDLQNVNITLRILFRPVTLQLPRIFTTIGEDYDERVLPSITTEILKSVVARFDAGELITQRELVSRQVSEDLTERAATFGLILDDVSLTHLTFGKEFTEAVEMKQVAQQEAERARFIVEKAEQQKKAAVISAEGDSKAAELIATSLATAGDGLIELRKLEAAEDIAYQLSRSRNITYLPSGQSVLLQLPQ